A stretch of DNA from Gemmatimonadaceae bacterium:
CGGGCGTCATCCAGGCGCCGCCGGTGGTGAACTCCCCGCCCACGGTGGCGGCCAACGGCAACGTGACGGTCAATGAGGGCTCCACGGCCACCAACGCCGGCACCGTCTCCGACCCCGACCACGACGCCGTGACGCTCACCGCGTCGGTGGGCACGATCACCAACAACGGCAACGGCACCTGGTCGTGGAGCTACGCCACCACCGACGGCCCGGCGCAGAGCCAGGACGTGACGGTGACGGCGAACGACGGCAACGGCCAACAGGTGCAGACCAGCTTCCACCTCACGGTGAACAACGTGGCACCGACGGTGAACGCGGGCGCGGGCGCCACGATCGAATCGGGCAGTGCGTTCACGCTCGACGGCAGCTTCACGGATCCGGGCGCCGACGCGCCGTGGACGAGCACCATCGACTGGGGCGACGGTTCCACCGGCGCCGGGCTCACCGGTTCGCACACGTACTTCGTGCCGGGCACCTACACGGTGACGCTCACCGTGCGGGACAAGGACGGCGCGTCGGGCTCGGCCACGGCTCAGGTGGTGGTGACCGAGAAGCACGTGCTCATCGACATCAAACCGGGCAGCGACGTCAACCCGATCAACCTCGGCTCCGGCGGCGTCACGCCAGTGGGCGTGCTGTCGGTGAACGGCTTCGACGCGACGACGATCGACGCGTCGACCGTGCGGTTCGGGCCGGCGGCGATCGCTGCGGGCGCGCACCACACGCATCTCGAAGACGTGAACGGCGACGGCGTGACCGATTTCCTCGGGCAGTTCGACACCGACGCCCTCGGCCTCACCGCGTCCGACACGAAGGCCTGCCTCACCGGCCGGACCGTGACGGGCGTGTACATCAAGGGGTGCGACTCGATCACCGTCGTGCCACCCAAGGGCAGCGGAAAGAACAAGTAGTCGCGTACGGCAAAGGCGCCCCCGGCCTCGCGGCCGGGGGCGCCTTTGTCGCGATCGACACCCGTCGGTCTGTCGAGCGGTTCGACGGTCGTGGCGCCTACGGCTGGCCGCCGGCGCCGCCGAGGTGCTGCAGGCGATTCGTCTCCACGAGCAGACGCGACACCACGGGCATGGCGATCACGGCCAGCGTCTTGCCGTCGGGGCTCACGTCCGCGGACCGCGACGCGACGATCTGGTCGTATACCGAGCCGATGATCGCCCTCGGCGGCCCGGCGCGCACGTCGCCGTTCGCGAACCGCACACTGGAGCTCACGGCGTCGTAATCGCCGTTCTCGTACACGAGCGCCGTATCCGTGGCCCACACCGGATAGTCTCCGCCTGCAGTCGTGATGCGGTAGCGGGGGCCGCCATTCGGGAAGGGCTCCACGTAGATCTCATCGCGTCCCGTCTCGTCAGACTCGTACGCCAGCCACTTTCCGGACGGAGACACGGCCGGGAATTCGGCGTGCGCCGCCGTCTGCAGGAATGGACGGGCATGCGTGCCGTCGGCATCCATGACCCACAAGTCGGTGGACTTCCCGTCCCGGCTGTCCACGGAAAGCGGGATGGGGCCGCCGGCGCTGGACGGAAAGCCGAGGCGGACGCCCTGGCCAATATCGTGGCGCTGGACCCCGGCGAACGTCGTGTCGCCGAACGGGGCCGCGGGCGCGCTCTGGTCCACGGGGCGGCTCATCATCCGGCGGACGCCGTTCCGGTCGTCCAGCCAGCGCACACTGCGGCCGTCGGCCGACCAGATCGGGTCGAGCGCGTCTCCGGCGTCTGAGAGCCGCGTGTCCACGCCCGACTCGATGTCGTACACCCACACTTCTTCGTCGGTGCCCGCGATGTTGTAGTCCCCCTGCGTGTACGCGACGCGGTGGCCATCGGGGGAGAAGCGCGGCGAGTGCCGCGCCGCATTGCCGGGGATCGCGCGGAGGAGCTGCCCCTGCATCGAATACAGCCGCAGCTGGCTCTGCTGCGCGCCGAGGGCCCGGATGACCATGGTGCCGTCGTTCGCCACGGCGTATTCCGCTTCGGAGTAATTGTGGGTGAGCGTGTGATCGCTGAGGCGGATCGGCGATCCGCCCAGCGCGAACGTCTTCGGGTTGAATCGGCGGGCCATGATCGAGCCGTCGGCCAGCGCGTACGTGAGATAGCCGTTGGCGGAGTAGTATGGCTGGAATCCCGGCGTCAGGCGATGAACGACCTGGCGATCCATGTCGAGCGCCACCACCCACGCGCCGGCGTCGCCGCCGTCCTTGGGTGAGGTGGCGTAGAGCAGCACGTGGCTGCCCGGCAGCACGTGGGGCACGACGCGTCCGTGCTCCGTGCCGGTATCGGGCCGCGAGTAGACCTTCGGATCGCCGCCCTCGGCGCTCACCCGGTCGATGGGCTGCGGGCCGTCCAGCTCGGGCGTGAAGTACACGTAGCCGTCGTCTCCCCACGACGCGCCGCGTACCTTCGCCGCGCCTACAGGGCCGATCGTCAGCGGCGCGCCGCCGTTGGTGACGTCCACCTTCATCAGCATCCCCTGGCGCATGAACCCCACCCAGCGCCCGTCGGGAGACAGGAACGGAGTCACGCCGTTAGCCGTTCCCGGAATCGGACGGGCGTTGGCGTCATCCAGGTCGCGACGGTACAACATGGTGCTGTCGCCGGTCTGGGCGATGAACACCATGCGCTGGCCGTCGGCCGAGATGGCGAGCGACGGCCCGCAGCAGTTGTTGGTGACCGCGAAGCTGGAATCGCCCTGCACGTACAGCTGCAGCTCCGGCGGCACGGGCGCCGCCGAACGCGGGCGCAGCCATCCCCACAGCGCCGCGGCCAGCAGGATGACGGCAACCGCGCCGGCGCCGAGCGCCACTGATTTCCACCGCGTGGCGTTGGCGGCCGCGACCGCGCCCGCGCCCGCCTCGGTCGTGGAGAAGTGCGGGTCGCGCAGCGCGTCGGCAAAGGCCCTGGCCGTGTCGAACCGATCGGCGGGCAGCTTCTCGAGCGCCCGGGCCACGGCCGCCGCCACGTTCGCCGGCACGGCCTTTCGCATCTGCGCCACCGGCGCCGCCTGTTCGGTCACGATCTTCATGATGATCTGCTGCGCCGAGCCGCCAAGGTGCGGCGGCTGCCCGGTGAGCATCTCGTACAGCACGCTGGCCAGCGAGTAGATGTCCGAGCGGTTGGTGATGGTCTTCTCGGCGGTGGCCTGCTCCGGGCTCATGTAGTGCGGCGTGCCCAGACTGAGGCCCGTCTCCGTCATCCGCCCGCCGGCCGCGGCGGAGAGCGCCAGCGCGATGCCGAAGTCGGCCACCATCGGGCGGCCGTCGTGCAGCAGGATGTTCTCCGGCTTGATGTCGCGGTGCACCACGCCGTGCCGGTGTGCGTAGTCCAACGCGTCGGCCACCTCGACGGCGATCTTCACCGCTTCGTCGATGCCGAGCTGTGTTTCGCGATCGAGCTTGCTCCGCAGCGTCTCGCCCTCGACGTACGGCATCACGTAGTACAGGAAGCCCTCGACGGTGCCCGAGTCGAACAGCGGCAGGATGTGCGGATGCTGGAGCTGCGCCGTGGTCGTGATCTCCTGCACGAACCGCTCGCCCCCGATCACCGCCGCGAGGTCGGGCTTCAGGACCTTGATCGCGACCTTGCGGTTGTGCTTGAGGTCCTCGGCCAGATACACGGTGGCCATGCCGCCCACGCCGAGTTCCCGCTCGATGCGGTACCGCTCGGCGAGGGCCGCGGCCAGGCGGGCGGGGATGTCGGCCACTACGCGGCCTCCTCCCACGGCCCTTCGGTCACCACCGACAACTTCTTCATCAACGGGATCAGGGCGGCGGCGATCACGGTGCCGATCACGGCCACGATCCCGAGCTTCATGAACAGATTCGTATAGAGCGGCAGCGTGTCCACCGGGCTGGTGACGTTCTGCGGTACGCTCGCGTACGTGGCCACGTAGCTGCCCAGGTACTGCGAGATCCCGGTGGCCAGGAACCAGACGCCCATGATGAATCCGCGGAGCGACGGGCCCACGTAGCGCGCCACCATGGCGAGACCCAGACCGCTGATGAGGAGTTCCCCCAGCGACTGGAAGGCGTAGCCGATGATCATGAACCAGAACGAGACCTTGCCGGCCACGGCAAAGTGCCCGCTGAATCCGTAGATGAAGAACCCGAGCGCCAACACGGCAAATCCCATCGCGAACTTGGTGGAGATGTGAAAGTCGCCGCCCTCGCCCCGGCCCAGGCTGTTGTACAGCCAGGCAAGCCCCGGACTGAGGATGAAGATCCAGATCGGATTCAACGCCTGCACCTGCCCCGCGGGAACCTGGTATCCGAACAGGTTCAGTTCCACGTTCCGGAGCGAGAACAGCGTGAGCGACGTGGACATCTGCTGGTAGAAGATGAAGAAGAGCATCCCCAGCCCGGTGAGGATGAGCACGGAAATGAGCCCCGTCCGCTCGCGCTCACTCCCCTTGCGCCCCATGATCCAGAAGATGGCGAGCATGGTGAGGAACCCGAGGAACACGGTGCCGCGCGCCACGGTGCGGTTCTGGATGATGAACGTCACGAGCCCGATGCCGATCACCATTCCAACCATGACCTGGACGAGGCGTGCCACGTTGAGGGGCTGGAAGTCGGGCGCCGAGCCGACGTGCCGGAGATACCGGCTCATCACGAGGTAGTTGAGGATGCCGACCACGAGCCCGCCCGCGCAGACCGCGAACGCCGCATGCCATCCCACCTTCACCGCGATGAGCGGCGTCGCGATCTGCGACATGGCCGAACCCAGGTTGACCGCCATGTAGTACATCGTGAAGGCGCTGTCGATCTTGGCGGAATCGCCCTCGTAGAGCTTGGAGATCATGTTGGCGGGATTCGCCTTGAAGATGCCGCCGCCCACCGCCACCACGGCCAGCGCCGGGAACAGCAGACCCGGGTGGTTGGGGATCGAGAGGCCGATGTAGCCGAGGGCGAGGGTTACCGCCCCGAGGACCGTCGTGCGGCGGCTTCCCAGGAGCTTGTCGCCGATCCAGCCGCCGATCGCGGGCACCGTGTACGCGAGCGCGGCAAACGCGCCGAAGGTGAGGTTGGCGCGGTCGTCGGTGTAGCCGAGCTGCTGCACCATGTAGAGCACGACGACGGCCGTCATGCCGTAGTAGCCGAACCGCTCCCACAACTCGACAAGGAAGAGGGTCGTGAATCCCTTGGTCCGCGAAGGCGCCTGCCCGTCCGTCGTCATGTTGGTAGTCCTCGATCCGTGATTGGTCGGTACCCCAGCCGTCGCCGACAAGTATCCCCTGCGGACCCGCAACGCGCCATCCGGCGTCCGCCTGACTCGCGCTCGATGCGGTAGCGGTCGGCGAGGGCGGCGGCGAGAGGCGGAGTGGCGCTACTCATCGCGTCGAGTCTCCCGTCACGCGCCCGTGAATCTCCGCCCACCAGTTGTGGACGACCACCAACCGCTGTCGGTCGCCCTTGAGCACGAGCAGCCGCTTGCCGTCGGGCGACACGTCGTAGTTGGCATGCGGCGCGAGGGTGGCCAGATACCGATCGTTCATGAAATTGCCCCGTGAAACGACACGGAAGGTGGGGGTGGCCGCATACGTGATCACCACGAAATGCCCGCTGCTCCGGTAGAAGAGGTGCCGGCCGTCGCGCGCCCACACGGGCTCCGACCCGCCGTTGTTCGAAATCGGAATGCGCGGCCCCGGCCCGGGAAAGGGTTGAACCACCACCTGCGCGGTGCCCGACTCCTCGGTCAGGAACGCCAGCCAATGTCCATCGGGCGATAGGCGGGGCTCCAACTCCTGGGCGGGGCTGCTCGCGACCAATCTTGGCGTGGTGTCGCCGCTCAGCATCCGGTAGCCGATGTCGCCCCCGGAGGTGTCCACCTGGTACACGATCGCTCTCGCGTCCGGCGTCATCACCGCTTCGTAGTACGGGATCTTCGGGTCACCCACGAGCTGCGTGGCCGGCGCGCTCTCGTCGATCGGCTGCCACCAGATCGCCGACCGCGGGCCGCGATCGGAGCGGAAGAGCACGCGCGACCCGTCGGGGGACCACTCGGGCCGCTCGTTGATCGACCCGCCGCTCGTGAGACGCCGCAGCCCGTGTGACGCGAAGTCGTAGAGCCACACGTCCCGCGTGGCGCCCGACCCGATCGCGATGGCCAGCCGCTTGCCGTCGGGCGCGTATCGCGGGAACCCGTATTCGCGGATCTCCGGAAGGACCGGCGTCTCGCTGGTCGAGTCGGCGAGCACGACTTCCGAGGCGGCCGTGCCGGTGGCATACACGAGCGTTCCCGTGTTGGAGAGCGCGGCGATGGCGCCGCCTCGATTCCCGTTCGCCACGTCGCTCACGACGGGCACGACGGGACCGGTCAGCGTCCCGGCGGCCACGTCCATCCGCGCCGCGGACAGGATGCCGCTCTCACTGGCGAAGACGAGCGCGCCGTCCAGCATCCCGATCGCGTTCAGGGCCGCAACCTGGAGCCGACGGGTTCGACCCGTGGAGAGCGACAGCACGCCGAGGTGCACCACCTCGAGGCCGCCCGCGTCCCAGCTGGCGTACACGACATGATCCCCGTCGGGGAGCGCGGTCGGGAAGTACTGCCCGACTTCACCCCGTGTGCTGTCCAGCGGGGCGGTCCTCTGCCTGGCGCCGTCGCTCGCCGGAAACCAGACGAGATGACTCGAGACCCCGGCCACGATGGTCCCGTCGCGCGTCCACGTTCCGCCGGTCATGTTCGGCAGATCGGCGATGCGCTGCGGAGCGCCGCCCGCCACCCCCACCTTGAGCAGCCGGCCGGCCACCCAGAACGCGATCCACCGGCCGTCGGGCGAGAAGAACGGCTGCTCGGCGCCCTCGGTTCCGGGCAGCGGGCGGGCGGTGAGCTCATCCAGGGGCCGGATGTAGAGCCGGCGCGTGCCGTCGTCACCGACCCCGCAGAATGCGATCACCGATCCGTCGGGCGATATGGCGACGTTCACGCCCGATCGTCGCTGGATCACCGCCGCGACGTTGGCCGGCGGGTCGACGATGAATCGCTCGACGTCCCCGCGCACGGGCGCGTGGGCCGCGGCCCATTCCCGCCCGGCGACTGCGACGGCGACGACGGCCGCCACCGCGAGTCCGAGCACGAGGGGATCACGAAACCGCGCTCGGCGGCCCCCAGGCCGCGCAACGCCGCGTGCCGCGCCGGATCCGCCGCCCACGTAGCCGGCGGGCGCGGCGAGGGCGTCGGCGAACGCCTGCGCCGTGGCAAACCGGTCGGCGGGAAGCTTCTCCAGCGCCCTGTGCACCGCGTAGGCCACCGGCTCGGGCGTGTTCCGGCGCAGCATCGTCACCGGCTCGGGCTCGGCGCTCATCACCTTGGCCACGATGGCCTGCACCGTGGAGCCGGTGAACGGCGGATCGCCGGTGAGCATCTCGTACAGCACGGCGCCCAGCGCGTACACGTCGCTGCGCGCGTCGATCTGCTTCTCCCCCATCGCCTGCTCGGGGCTCATGTAGTGCGGCGTGCCGAGCGAGAGGCCCGTCTGCGTCATGCGCTCGCCGCTCGCGCTCTGCACGGCGAGGGCGATGCCGAAGTCGGCCACGAGGGCGCGCCGGTCGTGCAGGAGAATGTTCTCCGGCTTGATGTCGCGGTGGATGACGCCGTGCCGGTGCGCGTAGTCGAGGGCGTCGGCCACTTCGCGTGCGATGCCCACGGCGTCTTCGATGGGGAGCGGCTTCTCGCGATTGAGCCGATCGCGCAGCGATTCGCCCTCCACGTACGGCATGACATAGAACAACAGTCCGTCGGCTTCTCCCGAGTCGTGCAGGGGGAGGATGTGCGGGTGCTGGAGATTGGCCGTGGTCTTGATCTCGCTGAGGAAGCGCTGGGCGCCCAGCGCGGCGGCGAGATCGGGATGCAGGACCTTGATCGCGACCTTGCGGTCGTGCTTGAGGTCCTCGGCGAGATACACGGTCGCCATACCGCCCTGCCCGAGCTCGCGCTCGATGCGGTAGCGGTCGGCGAGGGCCGCGGAGAGGCGACCGGCGGCGTCACTCATGGCCGGCCTTCATCGCGGCGGGAAGCCAGTGCCGCATCTCGATCAGGCGCGCGCCCTGTCCCATCGCCGCCGGCGGGATCTGCAGCATCACGAAATGCTTATCGTCGGGCGCCACGGCGTACTCGTGGTAATAAGGATACCGGAAATACGGTCCCGAGAAGAGCACCTGCGTTCGCGTGACCCTGAACGTGGGCGACGTGCTCACGTCCGCCGCGAGCAGATGGTCGTTGTCGTCCTGATAGAAGATTCGCCGCCCATCGTGCGACCACTGCGGGCTGGAACCCGGACCGGACGATACCTGCCAGAGCTGACCGCCGGCGTCCGGGAAGGGCTGAACGTACACCTGCTGCGTGCCGCTGCGGTTCGACGAATAGGCGAGCCACCGCCCGTCGGGCGACACCGCCGGGCCGAGTTCGCTCGCCGAGGTTGCCGCGAGCTGAACCGGGGTCGTATCGCCGCTGGTGCGCAGGGCCATGATGTCGCGACTGCGCGTGGCCGTCGCCTCGGTGCGGTAGACGATCCACCGCTGGTCCGTCGACCAGAGGCCGCCGAAGATGCCGTGGACGCCGGTGAGCAGTGTCGCGGCCCCGCCCCCCGAGGCCGGCTCTGCCCAGAGCCTGAGGAGGCGCCCCCCGGCATCGGACACGTACATCACGCGCTTGCCGTCGGGCGACCACTCGGGGCGAACGTTGGCGGTTCCGGTGAACGTCAGCCTGGTGGGCGGACCGCCGCCAAGATCCACGACATAGATGTTGCTCCCGCCGGACGCCGAGTCGGACAGGCTCACCGCCACCTGCCGGCCGTCGGGCGAAAGATCGAGGCCGCCAAGCCCGGCCACCGGAAGCGCCTGCGCGGTGTCGATCAGAGTTGCCGATCCGTCGAGGGCAACGCGTGCCAGCCGCAGCCCCGTTGGCCCGGCCAACGGCCTCCGTCGCACGTACAGTAGGGTGCCATCGGCGCCAACCTGGATGTCGCCTGACGGATTGGCCTCCGGGTAGCTGTTGTTCTGGACGCTGTCGAGCAGCGTGACGGGGGCCCCGGTGACGGCCAGACGTTTGCGATTGAACGGCGCGCCGACCAGCGTGCCGTTGCCGTCGAGGTAGAGAAGCCACTGCCCCACCACCCAGGCGGCGATGGCG
This window harbors:
- a CDS encoding protein kinase yields the protein MADIPARLAAALAERYRIERELGVGGMATVYLAEDLKHNRKVAIKVLKPDLAAVIGGERFVQEITTTAQLQHPHILPLFDSGTVEGFLYYVMPYVEGETLRSKLDRETQLGIDEAVKIAVEVADALDYAHRHGVVHRDIKPENILLHDGRPMVADFGIALALSAAAGGRMTETGLSLGTPHYMSPEQATAEKTITNRSDIYSLASVLYEMLTGQPPHLGGSAQQIIMKIVTEQAAPVAQMRKAVPANVAAAVARALEKLPADRFDTARAFADALRDPHFSTTEAGAGAVAAANATRWKSVALGAGAVAVILLAAALWGWLRPRSAAPVPPELQLYVQGDSSFAVTNNCCGPSLAISADGQRMVFIAQTGDSTMLYRRDLDDANARPIPGTANGVTPFLSPDGRWVGFMRQGMLMKVDVTNGGAPLTIGPVGAAKVRGASWGDDGYVYFTPELDGPQPIDRVSAEGGDPKVYSRPDTGTEHGRVVPHVLPGSHVLLYATSPKDGGDAGAWVVALDMDRQVVHRLTPGFQPYYSANGYLTYALADGSIMARRFNPKTFALGGSPIRLSDHTLTHNYSEAEYAVANDGTMVIRALGAQQSQLRLYSMQGQLLRAIPGNAARHSPRFSPDGHRVAYTQGDYNIAGTDEEVWVYDIESGVDTRLSDAGDALDPIWSADGRSVRWLDDRNGVRRMMSRPVDQSAPAAPFGDTTFAGVQRHDIGQGVRLGFPSSAGGPIPLSVDSRDGKSTDLWVMDADGTHARPFLQTAAHAEFPAVSPSGKWLAYESDETGRDEIYVEPFPNGGPRYRITTAGGDYPVWATDTALVYENGDYDAVSSSVRFANGDVRAGPPRAIIGSVYDQIVASRSADVSPDGKTLAVIAMPVVSRLLVETNRLQHLGGAGGQP
- a CDS encoding protein kinase, with protein sequence MSDAAGRLSAALADRYRIERELGQGGMATVYLAEDLKHDRKVAIKVLHPDLAAALGAQRFLSEIKTTANLQHPHILPLHDSGEADGLLFYVMPYVEGESLRDRLNREKPLPIEDAVGIAREVADALDYAHRHGVIHRDIKPENILLHDRRALVADFGIALAVQSASGERMTQTGLSLGTPHYMSPEQAMGEKQIDARSDVYALGAVLYEMLTGDPPFTGSTVQAIVAKVMSAEPEPVTMLRRNTPEPVAYAVHRALEKLPADRFATAQAFADALAAPAGYVGGGSGAARGVARPGGRRARFRDPLVLGLAVAAVVAVAVAGREWAAAHAPVRGDVERFIVDPPANVAAVIQRRSGVNVAISPDGSVIAFCGVGDDGTRRLYIRPLDELTARPLPGTEGAEQPFFSPDGRWIAFWVAGRLLKVGVAGGAPQRIADLPNMTGGTWTRDGTIVAGVSSHLVWFPASDGARQRTAPLDSTRGEVGQYFPTALPDGDHVVYASWDAGGLEVVHLGVLSLSTGRTRRLQVAALNAIGMLDGALVFASESGILSAARMDVAAGTLTGPVVPVVSDVANGNRGGAIAALSNTGTLVYATGTAASEVVLADSTSETPVLPEIREYGFPRYAPDGKRLAIAIGSGATRDVWLYDFASHGLRRLTSGGSINERPEWSPDGSRVLFRSDRGPRSAIWWQPIDESAPATQLVGDPKIPYYEAVMTPDARAIVYQVDTSGGDIGYRMLSGDTTPRLVASSPAQELEPRLSPDGHWLAFLTEESGTAQVVVQPFPGPGPRIPISNNGGSEPVWARDGRHLFYRSSGHFVVITYAATPTFRVVSRGNFMNDRYLATLAPHANYDVSPDGKRLLVLKGDRQRLVVVHNWWAEIHGRVTGDSTR
- a CDS encoding oligopeptide:H+ symporter, which encodes MTTDGQAPSRTKGFTTLFLVELWERFGYYGMTAVVVLYMVQQLGYTDDRANLTFGAFAALAYTVPAIGGWIGDKLLGSRRTTVLGAVTLALGYIGLSIPNHPGLLFPALAVVAVGGGIFKANPANMISKLYEGDSAKIDSAFTMYYMAVNLGSAMSQIATPLIAVKVGWHAAFAVCAGGLVVGILNYLVMSRYLRHVGSAPDFQPLNVARLVQVMVGMVIGIGLVTFIIQNRTVARGTVFLGFLTMLAIFWIMGRKGSERERTGLISVLILTGLGMLFFIFYQQMSTSLTLFSLRNVELNLFGYQVPAGQVQALNPIWIFILSPGLAWLYNSLGRGEGGDFHISTKFAMGFAVLALGFFIYGFSGHFAVAGKVSFWFMIIGYAFQSLGELLISGLGLAMVARYVGPSLRGFIMGVWFLATGISQYLGSYVATYASVPQNVTSPVDTLPLYTNLFMKLGIVAVIGTVIAAALIPLMKKLSVVTEGPWEEAA